The following coding sequences lie in one Caldivirga sp. genomic window:
- a CDS encoding 2-isopropylmalate synthase has translation MIQSPVKETGVRYVRFLDTTLRDGEQTPGVALRPEEKLIIAMKLEDLGVDSIEAGYPSVSEGEFKSVKMISKEVTESEVIALSRSNKADIDKAIDADVRAVHLFIATSDIHMRYKLRMSRSQVIETAVNAVEYAKSHGLTVEFSAEDATRSDLDFLINVFQSVVDAGADRLDIADTVGVMWPSRIMSLVRLIKSRVRGNYLLSVHCHDDFGMAVANSVAAIEAGADQAHGTVNGVGERAGNAALEEIASAVKFLLGYNTGIRFNKIKEVSDTVSRFFKIPVPPNKAIVGVNAFSHESGIHVHGILNNPLTYEPIDPTMVGMNRRIVLGKHSGRHSVEYALKMMGIEPSNELVTRILRRIKELGDSGSSLTWEDFKRIVLMETNGESA, from the coding sequence ATGATTCAATCCCCCGTTAAGGAAACGGGGGTTAGGTACGTGAGGTTCCTAGACACCACCCTAAGGGATGGTGAACAAACACCAGGGGTTGCGTTAAGACCTGAGGAGAAGTTAATAATAGCAATGAAGCTTGAGGACCTCGGTGTTGATTCAATAGAGGCGGGTTACCCATCTGTAAGTGAAGGTGAGTTTAAGTCTGTTAAAATGATTAGTAAGGAGGTAACTGAGTCTGAGGTTATTGCGTTATCAAGGTCTAATAAGGCTGATATTGATAAGGCGATTGACGCTGATGTGAGGGCGGTTCACTTATTCATAGCAACATCAGACATACATATGAGGTATAAGTTAAGGATGAGTAGGAGCCAGGTCATTGAGACGGCCGTTAATGCGGTGGAGTATGCGAAGAGCCATGGTTTAACCGTTGAGTTCAGTGCGGAGGATGCTACGAGAAGTGACTTAGACTTCCTAATCAACGTGTTTCAAAGTGTTGTTGATGCTGGGGCTGATAGGCTTGATATAGCTGACACGGTCGGCGTCATGTGGCCTAGTAGGATTATGAGCCTGGTTAGGTTAATTAAGAGTAGGGTGAGGGGTAATTACCTACTCAGTGTCCACTGCCATGACGACTTCGGTATGGCTGTTGCCAATAGTGTGGCCGCAATAGAAGCTGGGGCTGATCAAGCCCATGGTACAGTAAACGGTGTTGGTGAAAGGGCTGGTAATGCGGCATTGGAGGAAATTGCCTCAGCTGTTAAATTCCTACTGGGCTATAATACTGGGATTAGGTTCAATAAGATTAAGGAGGTTTCAGACACAGTGTCAAGGTTCTTCAAGATACCTGTACCACCTAATAAGGCAATAGTTGGCGTCAACGCCTTCTCCCATGAATCCGGCATACACGTGCACGGTATCTTAAATAATCCACTCACGTACGAGCCCATTGACCCCACCATGGTTGGTATGAACCGTAGAATAGTCCTAGGTAAACATAGTGGTAGGCACTCAGTGGAGTACGCGTTGAAGATGATGGGTATTGAGCCCAGTAATGAACTAGTCACGAGGATACTCCGCCGCATAAAGGAGTTGGGTGACTCGGGGAGTAGCTTAACGTGGGAGGACTTTAAAAGGATAGTACTAATGGAGACTAACGGTGAATCAGCGTGA